Proteins encoded within one genomic window of Deltaproteobacteria bacterium:
- a CDS encoding DNA primase — protein sequence MIFPPAILQEIKDRLSIVGLIGEYVQLKKAGRNHKGLCPFHQEKSPSFMVNDEKQLFHCFGCGEGGDLLHFIMKREGLNFPEAVRQLAERAGVVLPTAEDPVAAAAVQAEDRTRRLLLRVNQLALEYFQQTLVAGRIGSPVKAYLNSRGFAEPAFWTQHFLGAAEEEWEGVTHFLQSRRVPMELAMQAGLVRRRNQGAGYYDFFRRRLIFPIRGMKGEVVSFGGRVLPDGAADEGAKYLNGSDSPVFHKGKTLYGLPMALAAMRTHDRAIVVEGYLDVLALHLAGLEETIAPLGTALTADHLRLIMRATRNVWFAYDGDAAGRQAAQRSLLLCLDVGLIPRMVRLPDGDDPDTVMRREGREAFVARLDAAPTVFEWLIDDLVVLAGTDTIGRVRAVDALRPYFARLRDAVQEAVYMERVARAVGIEGSVVQRALRSGTAVLPSPVHARERTLVDATRPLPLVERRCLEFLLQVPAGMGPIVRELSPQDFQHPTARRIATHLWTAYEADGELRVGSVLARETDEAVRRVVAELALTEGQYEDSGPSHELASQLAGAMRRTQHQETCEQLNAAIAAAERGAQGEVLERLLLEKQTLLQARHKGVAGGW from the coding sequence ATGATCTTCCCCCCCGCCATCCTGCAGGAAATCAAAGATCGACTCTCGATCGTCGGGCTGATCGGCGAGTATGTCCAACTCAAAAAAGCGGGGCGCAACCACAAAGGGCTCTGTCCGTTCCATCAGGAAAAATCGCCGTCCTTCATGGTGAACGATGAGAAGCAGCTCTTTCACTGCTTCGGTTGCGGGGAGGGGGGCGACCTGCTCCATTTCATCATGAAGCGCGAGGGGCTCAATTTCCCCGAGGCGGTGCGGCAGCTGGCGGAGCGTGCGGGCGTGGTGTTGCCGACGGCGGAAGACCCGGTCGCGGCCGCCGCCGTCCAAGCGGAAGACCGCACCCGGCGGCTGTTGCTGCGTGTGAATCAATTGGCGCTGGAGTACTTTCAACAAACGCTGGTCGCGGGCCGGATCGGCTCGCCAGTCAAAGCCTACCTGAATTCGCGGGGTTTCGCCGAGCCCGCATTTTGGACGCAACATTTTCTGGGGGCCGCCGAAGAAGAGTGGGAAGGCGTGACACACTTTTTACAATCGCGCCGCGTTCCCATGGAGTTGGCCATGCAAGCGGGGTTGGTTCGTCGGCGCAACCAAGGTGCCGGCTACTATGATTTCTTCCGCCGTCGCCTCATCTTCCCGATCCGGGGGATGAAGGGGGAGGTGGTGAGTTTCGGCGGGCGCGTACTGCCCGATGGCGCCGCCGACGAAGGCGCGAAATATCTGAACGGCAGCGATTCGCCGGTCTTCCATAAAGGGAAGACCCTCTACGGCCTCCCGATGGCGCTTGCCGCGATGCGGACACACGATCGCGCGATCGTGGTTGAAGGGTATCTCGATGTGCTCGCGTTGCATCTGGCGGGACTCGAAGAAACGATCGCGCCGCTCGGCACGGCGCTGACGGCGGATCATTTGCGGCTCATCATGCGGGCCACGCGAAACGTCTGGTTCGCCTACGACGGCGACGCGGCCGGACGCCAAGCGGCGCAGCGGAGTTTGCTGCTGTGCCTCGACGTTGGTCTGATCCCGCGGATGGTGCGGCTCCCCGACGGCGACGACCCGGATACCGTGATGCGGCGCGAGGGGCGCGAGGCGTTTGTCGCGCGACTGGACGCCGCGCCGACCGTGTTCGAATGGCTGATCGACGATCTCGTAGTGCTGGCCGGCACAGATACGATCGGCCGCGTGCGCGCGGTGGATGCGTTGCGGCCGTATTTTGCGCGGCTGCGCGATGCGGTACAGGAAGCGGTGTATATGGAACGCGTCGCGCGCGCGGTCGGGATCGAGGGCTCCGTGGTCCAGCGCGCACTGCGCAGTGGGACGGCGGTGCTGCCGTCGCCGGTGCACGCGCGTGAGCGGACGCTCGTGGATGCCACGCGGCCGTTGCCGCTCGTGGAGCGGCGCTGTCTGGAATTCCTGCTCCAAGTGCCGGCCGGTATGGGCCCGATCGTTCGAGAGCTGAGTCCCCAAGATTTCCAACACCCGACGGCGCGGCGCATTGCGACGCATTTGTGGACGGCCTACGAAGCGGACGGCGAATTGCGGGTGGGGAGTGTGTTGGCGCGGGAAACGGATGAAGCGGTGCGGCGTGTGGTGGCAGAACTGGCATTGACGGAGGGCCAATATGAGGATAGTGGGCCCAGTCACGAGCTGGCGAGCCAATTGGCGGGGGCGATGCGGCGCACACAACATCAAGAGACCTGCGAACAATTGAACGCGGCGATCGCGGCCGCCGAACGCGGCGCGCAGGGCGAGGTGTTGGAACGATTGCTGTTGGAGAAGCAGACATTATTGCAGGCGAGGCATAAGGGGGTGGCTGGTGGCTGGTGA